One window of Streptomyces sp. SUK 48 genomic DNA carries:
- the moeZ gene encoding adenylyltransferase/sulfurtransferase MoeZ yields MSLPPLVEPASELTVDEVRRYSRHLIIPDVGMDGQKRLKNAKVLCVGAGGLGSPALMYLAAAGVGTLGIVEFDEVDESNLQRQIIHSQSDIGRSKAESARDTVKGINPYVNVVLHEERLEAENVMDIFGQYDLIVDGTDNFATRYLVNDACVLLNKPYIWGSIYRFDGQASVFWSEHGPCYRCLYPEPPPPGMVPSCAEGGVLGVLCASIGSIQVNEAIKLLAGIGDPLVGRLMIYDALEMQYRQVKIRKDPDCAVCGENPTVTELIDYEAFCGVVSEEAQEAAAGSTITPKQLKEWIDDGENIEIIDVREPNEYEIVSIPGATLIPKNEFLMGTALETLPQDKKIVLHCKTGVRSAEVLAVLKSAGFSDAVHVGGGVIGWVNQIEPDKPVY; encoded by the coding sequence GTGTCGCTGCCACCCCTGGTCGAGCCCGCTTCCGAGCTCACCGTAGACGAGGTCCGCAGGTACTCCCGCCACCTGATCATCCCCGATGTGGGCATGGACGGGCAGAAGCGGCTGAAGAACGCCAAGGTGCTGTGCGTGGGCGCCGGCGGCCTGGGTTCGCCCGCGCTGATGTACCTGGCCGCGGCGGGTGTCGGCACGCTCGGCATCGTGGAGTTCGACGAGGTCGACGAGTCGAACCTGCAGCGCCAGATCATCCACAGCCAGTCCGACATCGGCCGCTCCAAGGCCGAGTCCGCGCGCGACACCGTCAAGGGCATCAACCCTTACGTGAACGTGGTCCTTCACGAGGAGCGGCTCGAAGCCGAGAACGTGATGGACATCTTCGGCCAGTACGACCTGATCGTGGACGGCACGGACAACTTCGCCACCCGCTACCTGGTCAACGACGCCTGTGTGCTGCTGAACAAGCCGTACATCTGGGGTTCGATCTACCGCTTCGACGGCCAGGCGTCGGTCTTCTGGTCCGAGCACGGCCCCTGCTACCGCTGCCTCTACCCGGAGCCCCCGCCCCCGGGCATGGTCCCCTCCTGCGCCGAGGGCGGTGTGCTCGGCGTGCTGTGCGCGTCGATCGGCTCCATCCAGGTCAACGAGGCCATCAAGCTCCTCGCGGGCATCGGCGACCCGCTGGTCGGCCGGCTGATGATCTACGACGCCCTGGAGATGCAGTACCGCCAGGTCAAGATCCGCAAGGACCCGGACTGCGCGGTCTGCGGCGAGAACCCGACCGTCACCGAGCTCATCGACTACGAGGCGTTCTGCGGCGTCGTCTCGGAGGAGGCCCAGGAGGCGGCGGCCGGTTCGACGATCACTCCCAAGCAGCTCAAGGAGTGGATCGACGACGGCGAGAACATCGAGATCATCGACGTCCGCGAGCCGAACGAGTACGAGATCGTCTCCATCCCGGGTGCCACGCTGATCCCGAAGAACGAGTTCCTCATGGGCACCGCCCTGGAGACGCTGCCCCAGGACAAGAAGATCGTCTTGCATTGCAAGACGGGTGTCCGCAGTGCGGAAGTCCTCGCGGTCCTGAAGTCCGCGGGCTTCTCCGACGCCGTCCATGTCGGCGGCGGCGTCATCGGCTGGGTCAACCAGATCGAGCCGGACAAGCCGGTCTACTGA
- a CDS encoding spherulation-specific family 4 protein has protein sequence MPHLTSTGTTEDALGATGTAVRTALGVPGFAHPLVAPAQWAALARPGTPLDWVALDVAGGPGARPDPHCLTAAQALHHAGTRVLGRLDLAQGVRAHADLVRDAHRYLDWYRVDGFLLDRCPHGRAELDGVRRVLGELRAINDSARLVLGHGTHPHPGYADHADQLVTFSGSWSDYRWSQVAEWTADHPPERFCHFVHGVPRGHLEEALRVARWQGAATVYFTDRTGGRGSGDPWEAMPGYWDEIVSRLGPGVSE, from the coding sequence ATGCCGCATCTGACCAGCACCGGCACCACCGAGGACGCCTTGGGCGCCACCGGCACCGCCGTCCGCACCGCCCTCGGCGTCCCCGGCTTCGCCCACCCGCTCGTCGCCCCCGCCCAGTGGGCCGCGCTCGCCCGCCCCGGCACCCCGCTGGACTGGGTGGCGCTCGACGTGGCCGGCGGCCCCGGCGCCCGCCCCGACCCGCACTGCCTGACGGCGGCTCAGGCGCTGCACCACGCGGGCACGCGCGTCCTCGGCCGCCTCGACCTCGCGCAGGGCGTCCGCGCCCACGCCGACCTGGTCCGCGACGCCCACCGCTACCTCGACTGGTACCGGGTCGACGGCTTCCTCCTCGACCGCTGCCCCCACGGCCGCGCCGAACTCGACGGCGTCCGCCGGGTACTCGGGGAGCTGCGGGCGATCAACGACAGTGCCCGTCTCGTCCTCGGCCACGGCACCCACCCGCACCCGGGCTACGCGGACCACGCCGACCAGCTGGTGACCTTCTCCGGCTCCTGGTCCGACTACCGCTGGTCACAGGTCGCGGAGTGGACCGCCGACCATCCGCCCGAGCGGTTCTGCCACTTCGTGCACGGGGTGCCGCGCGGGCATCTGGAGGAGGCGCTGCGCGTCGCGCGCTGGCAGGGCGCGGCCACGGTCTACTTCACGGACCGCACCGGAGGCCGTGGCTCGGGGGACCCCTGGGAGGCGATGCCCGGCTACTGGGACGAAATCGTCTCGCGCCTCGGACCGGGTGTCTCGGAATGA
- a CDS encoding NAD-dependent epimerase/dehydratase family protein yields the protein MRVLLIGANGYLGRFVAERLLADPAVQLTALGRGDDADVRFDLATGSPGALTRFLGAVHPGVVVNCAGATRGGARELTRHNTVAVATVCEALRRSGCGARLVQIGCGAEYGPSQPGSSTAEDAVPRPGGPYGVSKLAATELVLGSGLDAVVLRVFSPCGPGTPAGSPLGRLAEAMRRAMQSGDGELKLAGLGVQRDFVDVRDVARAVHAASLSAAQGVINIGSGRAVRLRDAAGILARVAGYGGALHELDAPSGVLRGGLGHPRAESEHTAPAAFPYPDGCGGWQQADVRTARDRLGWRPRINLEESLADIWMEAACRI from the coding sequence ATGAGGGTCCTGCTGATCGGAGCCAATGGTTACCTCGGCCGGTTCGTGGCCGAGCGGCTGCTCGCCGACCCCGCCGTACAGCTCACCGCGCTCGGGCGGGGCGACGACGCGGACGTCCGGTTCGACCTCGCCACCGGCAGCCCGGGCGCGCTCACCCGGTTCCTGGGGGCGGTGCACCCCGGGGTCGTCGTCAACTGCGCCGGTGCCACCCGCGGCGGTGCCCGCGAGCTGACCCGGCACAACACCGTCGCCGTGGCCACCGTGTGCGAGGCGCTGCGGCGCAGCGGCTGCGGCGCGCGGCTGGTGCAGATCGGCTGCGGCGCGGAGTACGGGCCCAGCCAGCCCGGCTCGTCCACGGCCGAGGACGCCGTACCGCGGCCCGGCGGTCCGTACGGCGTCAGCAAGCTCGCCGCCACCGAACTCGTCCTCGGCTCCGGTCTGGACGCCGTGGTGCTGCGCGTCTTCTCGCCCTGCGGACCCGGCACCCCGGCCGGCTCCCCGCTCGGCCGGCTCGCCGAGGCGATGCGCCGCGCGATGCAGTCCGGCGACGGGGAACTGAAACTCGCCGGACTCGGTGTGCAGCGCGACTTCGTGGACGTACGCGATGTCGCCCGCGCCGTGCACGCCGCCTCGCTCTCCGCCGCGCAGGGCGTGATCAACATCGGTTCGGGCCGTGCCGTACGGCTGCGGGACGCCGCCGGAATCCTGGCCCGCGTGGCCGGCTACGGCGGCGCGCTGCACGAACTCGACGCCCCGTCCGGGGTGTTGCGCGGCGGCCTCGGCCACCCCCGGGCCGAGTCGGAGCACACTGCCCCGGCCGCGTTCCCCTACCCGGACGGCTGCGGCGGCTGGCAGCAGGCCGATGTGCGCACCGCGCGCGACCGGCTCGGCTGGCGGCCGCGCATCAACCTCGAAGAGTCCCTGGCCGACATCTGGATGGAGGCGGCATGCCGCATCTGA
- a CDS encoding DUF3492 domain-containing protein has protein sequence MRTGLLTEGGYPFAGGDAGLWCDRLVRGLGQHEFDLYALSRSRHQEEAGLLPLPPQVTRVRTAPLWTAGGESGAVGYGRRARRRFTEHYGELAAAVCTAADGGTGGTAADHSASGAVADRFANALYGLAELAREEGGLGAALRSDLGVRTLERACRAPGAPRTAREARVADLLTVTGHLERALRPLSLDWYGDDALGAADLCHATSGGPAALPGLLARHFRGVPLLVTEYGVHLRAQYLDRGPGAAPAVRALLAAFHGRLATETYRRAEILTPGNAHARRWQERCGADRARIRTVYPGMAADGFAEAGESPDRADPDTLVWVGCVEPAKDLVALLHAFAEVRRREPRARLRIVGTVDGPESTAYLGHCRALAAQLFPDEAEGAHTVGCNPVSFEEIGSPYAPTLPEVYASGAVVVLSSVVEGFPTGLIEAMFCGRATVSTDAGAVVEVIGGTGLVVPPRNPRALADACVALLRDPERRARLGAAARARALELFTVEQNIAAFHGIYLEIVSHCPVRRDLLDASGAPLPFAAPAESHVPAHWPATPTWALPTTEPAR, from the coding sequence GTGCGCACGGGACTGCTGACAGAAGGCGGCTATCCGTTTGCGGGCGGGGACGCCGGCCTCTGGTGCGACCGGCTGGTGCGCGGGCTCGGACAGCACGAGTTCGACCTCTACGCGCTCAGCCGCAGCAGGCACCAGGAGGAAGCGGGCCTGCTCCCGCTCCCGCCCCAGGTGACCCGGGTCCGTACGGCACCGCTGTGGACGGCCGGGGGCGAGAGCGGGGCGGTCGGGTACGGACGGCGCGCGCGCCGGCGCTTCACCGAGCACTACGGCGAGCTGGCCGCCGCGGTATGCACGGCGGCGGACGGCGGCACGGGCGGTACGGCCGCGGACCACAGCGCCTCCGGTGCCGTGGCGGACCGTTTCGCCAACGCCCTGTACGGGCTCGCCGAACTCGCCCGTGAGGAGGGCGGACTCGGCGCGGCGCTCCGCTCCGACCTCGGCGTCCGCACCCTGGAGCGCGCCTGCCGGGCGCCCGGTGCGCCGCGCACGGCGCGCGAGGCGCGCGTGGCCGACCTGCTCACCGTCACCGGCCATCTCGAACGCGCCCTGCGCCCCCTGTCCCTCGACTGGTACGGCGACGACGCGCTCGGCGCGGCCGACCTCTGCCACGCCACGTCCGGCGGCCCCGCCGCCCTCCCCGGGCTGCTCGCCCGGCACTTTCGCGGGGTGCCGCTGCTGGTCACCGAGTACGGCGTCCATCTGCGCGCCCAGTACCTGGACCGGGGGCCCGGGGCGGCGCCCGCGGTGCGCGCCCTGCTCGCCGCGTTCCACGGACGGCTCGCCACCGAGACCTACCGGCGCGCCGAGATCCTCACCCCGGGCAACGCGCACGCCCGCCGCTGGCAGGAGCGGTGCGGTGCGGACCGGGCCAGGATTCGCACCGTGTACCCGGGCATGGCCGCCGACGGCTTCGCCGAGGCCGGCGAGTCACCGGACCGGGCGGACCCGGACACCCTGGTCTGGGTCGGGTGCGTCGAACCCGCCAAGGACCTGGTCGCGCTGCTGCACGCCTTCGCCGAGGTGCGCAGGCGGGAGCCCCGGGCCCGGCTGCGCATCGTCGGTACGGTGGACGGACCCGAGTCAACGGCGTACCTCGGGCACTGCCGGGCGCTCGCCGCGCAGCTCTTCCCGGACGAGGCGGAGGGGGCGCACACGGTCGGCTGCAACCCGGTCTCCTTCGAGGAGATCGGCAGCCCGTACGCGCCCACGCTGCCCGAGGTGTACGCCTCCGGCGCCGTCGTCGTGCTCTCCAGCGTGGTGGAGGGCTTCCCCACCGGGCTGATCGAGGCCATGTTCTGCGGCCGGGCGACCGTGTCGACGGACGCCGGCGCGGTGGTCGAGGTGATCGGCGGTACGGGACTGGTCGTGCCCCCGCGCAATCCGCGAGCGCTCGCCGACGCGTGTGTGGCGCTGCTGCGCGACCCCGAGCGCCGTGCGCGGCTCGGGGCGGCCGCGCGGGCCCGGGCGCTGGAACTGTTCACCGTCGAGCAGAACATCGCGGCGTTTCACGGCATTTACCTGGAGATCGTCTCGCACTGCCCGGTCCGCCGCGACCTCCTCGACGCGTCCGGCGCGCCGCTGCCCTTCGCCGCCCCCGCCGAATCCCACGTCCCCGCCCACTGGCCCGCCACCCCCACCTGGGCCCTCCCGACCACGGAGCCCGCCCGATGA
- a CDS encoding ABC transporter ATP-binding protein has translation MSLVEVTGLSVGFGALKAVDHLSFSLAEGGALALVGESGSGKSTVAGALLGLHRGTGARVDGTVRVAGTDVQEAGERELRRLRGAKAAMVFQDPLSSLDPYYAIGDQIAEVYRVHTRAGRRAARARAVEVLDRVGIPDAARRARARPHEFSGGMRQRALIAMALACEPELLIADEPTTALDVTVQAQILDLLHTLRTETGMGLLLVTHDVGVAAESVEEVLVMRHGRAVEHGPAGAVLAAPRKSYTRELLDAVPRLDARRTGSPATGEVVLEATGLRREFGRGKRAFAAVDDVSLTVRRGETLGVVGESGSGKTTLGRMLVGLLEPTAGRIRYAGEPHTGVNPAVQMVFQDPVSSLNPRRSVGESIADPLRARGGKGAGAEERIRGRVRELLERVGLEAAHYDRYPHEFSGGQRQRIGIARALAADPRVIVCDEPVSALDVTTQAQVVALLGELQRELGLALVFIAHDLAVVRQVSDRLAVMRRGRLVEYGPADEVYDSPREEYTRQLLAAVPALDPELAARRRAARGEPAAA, from the coding sequence ATGAGCCTGGTGGAAGTGACCGGTCTGAGCGTCGGGTTCGGCGCGCTGAAGGCCGTCGACCATCTCTCCTTCAGCCTGGCCGAGGGCGGCGCGCTGGCCCTGGTCGGCGAGTCCGGCTCCGGCAAGTCCACGGTCGCGGGCGCCCTGCTGGGCCTGCACCGCGGCACCGGCGCCCGGGTCGACGGCACCGTGCGCGTCGCCGGCACCGATGTCCAGGAGGCCGGCGAGCGCGAGCTGCGGCGGCTGCGCGGCGCCAAGGCCGCCATGGTCTTCCAGGACCCGCTGTCCTCCCTCGACCCCTACTACGCCATCGGCGACCAGATCGCCGAGGTGTACCGGGTGCACACCCGTGCCGGGCGCCGCGCCGCCCGCGCGCGGGCCGTCGAGGTCCTGGACCGGGTGGGCATCCCGGACGCCGCCCGGCGCGCCCGCGCGCGCCCGCACGAGTTCAGCGGCGGCATGCGCCAGCGCGCGCTCATCGCCATGGCGCTGGCCTGCGAGCCCGAACTGCTGATCGCCGACGAGCCCACCACCGCGCTCGACGTCACCGTGCAGGCCCAGATCCTCGACCTGCTGCACACCCTGCGCACCGAGACGGGCATGGGCCTGCTGCTGGTCACCCACGACGTGGGCGTGGCCGCGGAGAGCGTCGAGGAGGTACTGGTCATGCGGCACGGCCGGGCCGTCGAGCACGGTCCGGCCGGGGCGGTCCTCGCGGCGCCCCGTAAGTCGTACACGCGCGAACTCCTCGACGCCGTCCCGCGCCTGGACGCCCGCCGCACCGGCTCCCCGGCCACCGGCGAGGTGGTCCTGGAGGCCACCGGCCTGCGGCGCGAATTCGGGCGCGGCAAACGGGCGTTCGCGGCCGTGGACGACGTCTCGCTGACCGTGCGCAGGGGCGAGACCCTCGGCGTCGTCGGCGAGAGCGGCAGCGGCAAGACCACCCTCGGCCGGATGCTGGTCGGCCTCCTGGAGCCCACCGCGGGCCGGATCCGGTACGCGGGCGAGCCGCACACCGGGGTGAACCCGGCCGTCCAGATGGTGTTCCAGGACCCCGTCTCCTCCCTCAACCCCCGCCGCAGCGTGGGCGAGTCCATCGCCGACCCGCTGCGCGCCCGGGGCGGGAAGGGCGCGGGGGCCGAGGAACGGATCAGAGGGCGGGTGAGGGAACTCCTGGAGCGCGTGGGGCTCGAAGCGGCGCACTACGACCGCTACCCGCACGAGTTCAGCGGGGGCCAGCGCCAGCGCATCGGCATCGCCCGCGCGCTGGCCGCCGACCCGCGCGTCATCGTCTGCGACGAACCCGTCTCCGCGCTCGATGTCACCACCCAGGCCCAGGTGGTCGCCCTGCTCGGCGAGTTGCAGCGGGAACTGGGCCTCGCGCTGGTCTTCATCGCGCACGACCTCGCCGTCGTCCGCCAGGTCAGCGACCGGCTCGCGGTGATGCGCCGGGGCCGGCTGGTCGAGTACGGCCCTGCCGACGAGGTCTACGACAGCCCGCGCGAGGAGTACACCCGGCAGCTGCTGGCCGCCGTACCCGCCCTCGATCCGGAGCTGGCGGCCCGGCGCCGGGCCGCGCGCGGCGAGCCGGCGGCGGCCTGA
- a CDS encoding ABC transporter permease, whose amino-acid sequence MSGFGGFLLRRAVGAVITLLAVSVIVYVVFYVTPGNVAQITCGPRCSPAQVHQVAEQLHLGDPLYVRYWHFLQGLLAGQDFSTGTSVEHCAAPCLGQSYQTGQQVLDIILGKLPVSLSLVLGGMVLWLALGVGTGILSAWRRGRVSERVLTAITLAGTATPVFVIGLVLMIVVCGELQLLPFPEYVAFTDDPQQWAWNLLLPWLSLALIEAATFARLTRAAMLETLAEDHVRTFRAYGVGERAIVGRHALRGAFAPVIALNANNVGSAVGGAVLTETLFGLPGIGQELVHAVKVVDLPVVVGMVLVIAFFVVLANAVADVLYAVADRRVVLA is encoded by the coding sequence GTGAGCGGCTTCGGCGGATTCCTGCTGCGCCGGGCCGTGGGCGCGGTCATCACCCTGCTCGCCGTCTCGGTCATCGTCTACGTCGTCTTCTACGTCACCCCCGGCAACGTCGCCCAGATCACCTGCGGCCCGCGCTGCTCGCCCGCCCAGGTGCACCAGGTCGCCGAACAGCTGCACCTCGGCGACCCCCTCTACGTGCGCTACTGGCACTTCCTCCAGGGCCTTTTGGCCGGCCAGGACTTCTCCACCGGCACCTCCGTGGAGCACTGCGCGGCGCCCTGCCTCGGGCAGTCGTACCAGACCGGGCAGCAGGTCCTGGACATCATCCTCGGCAAGCTGCCGGTCAGCCTCTCGCTGGTGCTCGGCGGCATGGTGCTGTGGCTCGCCCTCGGTGTCGGCACCGGCATCCTCTCCGCCTGGCGGCGCGGCCGCGTCTCGGAGCGGGTGCTCACCGCGATCACCCTCGCGGGCACCGCCACCCCGGTGTTCGTCATCGGTTTGGTGCTGATGATCGTCGTCTGCGGCGAACTCCAGCTGCTGCCCTTCCCGGAGTACGTCGCCTTCACCGACGACCCCCAGCAGTGGGCCTGGAACCTGCTGCTGCCCTGGCTGTCGCTGGCCCTGATCGAGGCCGCGACCTTCGCCCGGCTGACCCGCGCCGCGATGCTGGAGACCCTCGCCGAGGACCACGTACGCACCTTCCGCGCGTACGGCGTCGGCGAGCGGGCCATCGTCGGGCGGCACGCGCTGCGCGGCGCGTTCGCCCCGGTCATCGCGCTCAACGCCAACAACGTCGGCTCCGCCGTGGGCGGCGCCGTCCTCACCGAGACCCTGTTCGGGCTGCCCGGCATCGGCCAGGAGCTGGTGCACGCGGTGAAGGTCGTCGACCTGCCGGTGGTCGTCGGCATGGTCCTCGTCATCGCGTTCTTCGTGGTGCTCGCCAACGCCGTCGCGGACGTGCTGTACGCGGTGGCCGACCGACGGGTGGTGCTCGCATGA
- a CDS encoding ABC transporter permease: MTESLLATPAAGTDLPVPAAAGARRFWRRLRAQRAALVAAAVVALLVLVALAAPLLTALEGQDPFTYHPSLIDSARGGVPVGSLGGIGAEHWLGVEPQTGRDLFARLVYGARVSLGVALAATVIQITIGVAVGVAAALGNQWVDQVLSRITDIIVAMPLMIMSLALLAVVPASFPRPVLVTLVLGLIGWGGIAKIVRAQALSLKGLDYVCAARLSGWRTWRIAHRELLPGLAAPIITYAALLVPSNISAESALSFLGVGVKPPTPSWGQMLTAADVWYQAAPQYLLLPAGALFVTILALTVLGDGVRTALDPRAASRLRVGTGRKKKARGTGTAKGTEGTETSRGTEKGTAEDAVKKEATL, from the coding sequence GTGACCGAGTCACTCCTCGCCACCCCGGCCGCCGGGACGGACCTCCCCGTCCCGGCGGCCGCGGGGGCCCGCCGGTTCTGGCGGCGGCTGCGGGCGCAGCGCGCCGCCCTGGTCGCCGCGGCCGTCGTCGCGCTGCTCGTCCTGGTCGCGCTCGCCGCGCCGCTGCTCACCGCCCTGGAGGGCCAGGACCCCTTCACCTACCACCCGTCCCTGATCGACTCCGCGCGCGGGGGCGTGCCGGTCGGCTCCCTCGGGGGCATCGGCGCGGAGCACTGGCTGGGCGTCGAACCCCAGACCGGCCGCGACCTGTTCGCCCGCCTGGTCTACGGCGCCCGGGTCTCGCTCGGCGTCGCCCTGGCCGCCACCGTCATCCAGATCACCATCGGCGTGGCCGTCGGCGTGGCGGCCGCCCTCGGCAATCAATGGGTTGATCAAGTGTTGAGCCGGATCACGGACATCATCGTCGCCATGCCGCTGATGATCATGTCGCTGGCGCTGCTCGCGGTCGTCCCGGCGAGCTTCCCGCGGCCCGTCCTGGTCACCCTCGTCCTCGGCCTGATCGGCTGGGGCGGCATCGCGAAGATCGTGCGCGCGCAGGCCCTGTCCCTGAAGGGCCTCGACTACGTCTGTGCCGCCCGGCTCAGCGGCTGGCGGACCTGGCGGATCGCCCACCGGGAGCTGCTGCCCGGCCTCGCCGCGCCCATCATCACGTACGCCGCGCTCCTCGTGCCCTCGAACATCTCGGCGGAATCGGCCCTGTCCTTCCTCGGCGTCGGCGTCAAGCCGCCCACGCCCTCCTGGGGACAGATGCTCACCGCCGCCGACGTCTGGTACCAGGCCGCCCCGCAGTACCTGCTGCTGCCGGCCGGCGCCCTGTTCGTCACCATCCTCGCCCTCACCGTGCTCGGCGACGGCGTGCGCACCGCCCTCGACCCGCGCGCCGCCTCCCGGCTGCGGGTCGGCACCGGCCGCAAGAAGAAGGCCAGGGGCACGGGCACGGCCAAGGGCACGGAAGGCACGGAGACGTCCAGGGGCACGGAAAAGGGCACGGCCGAGGACGCGGTCAAGAAGGAGGCGACCCTGTGA
- a CDS encoding ABC transporter substrate-binding protein — MRQPSVIARRVAAASVSLVVAAGAAACGPKDSGAKGSGGDVTPHKGGTLTVLNAEPQTDFDPARLYTSGGGNVPSLVFRTLTTRNRANGAAGAKVVPDLATDTGRPNKDATVWTYTLKKGLKYEDGTPITSADIKYGIERSFAPELSGGAPYLRDWLTGAADYQGPYKDKKGLSAIGTPDERTLVFHLNKPEGEFPFLATQTQFAPVPKAKDTGTKYEEHPVSSGPYEVVKNENDGEHVLLRRNPNWSAATDDQRKAYPDTIDVRSGLDSSVIDQRLSASQGADAAAVTTDTNLGPAELAKVTGDKELAARVGTGHFGYTNYIAFNPKVKPFDNPRVREAIAYAVDRSSVVNAAGGSALAEPATTFLPNQKSFGYTPYDPFPAGASGNPAKAKKLLAQAGYKNGLTVTLTHSNAKDFATSPEIATALQDALKKAGITVRLQGLEDNDYRDTVHGVKTEPGFFLAGWGADWPSGGPFLAPIFDGRQIVKDGANFNASQLDDTSVNDEIDSINKLTDLDAAAKRWGALDKKIGEKAVVVPLFHPVYKRLVGKDIRNVVISDWTGVLDISQVAVK; from the coding sequence ATGCGTCAACCGTCCGTCATAGCGCGCCGCGTGGCAGCGGCATCCGTCAGCCTGGTCGTGGCCGCGGGCGCCGCCGCCTGCGGTCCGAAGGACAGCGGTGCGAAGGGCTCCGGTGGCGACGTGACGCCCCACAAGGGCGGCACGCTCACGGTCCTGAACGCCGAGCCGCAGACCGATTTCGACCCCGCGCGGCTGTACACCTCCGGCGGCGGAAACGTCCCCTCGCTGGTCTTCCGCACCCTGACCACGCGCAACCGGGCGAACGGCGCGGCCGGCGCCAAGGTCGTGCCGGACCTCGCCACCGACACCGGGCGTCCCAACAAGGACGCGACCGTGTGGACGTACACCCTGAAGAAGGGCCTGAAGTACGAGGACGGCACCCCGATCACCTCGGCCGACATCAAGTACGGCATCGAGCGCTCCTTCGCCCCCGAGCTCTCCGGCGGCGCCCCCTACCTGCGCGACTGGCTCACCGGCGCGGCGGACTACCAGGGGCCGTACAAGGACAAGAAGGGCCTGTCGGCGATCGGGACGCCGGACGAGCGGACCCTCGTCTTCCATCTGAACAAGCCCGAGGGCGAGTTCCCGTTCCTGGCCACCCAGACGCAGTTCGCGCCCGTGCCCAAGGCCAAGGACACCGGCACCAAGTACGAGGAGCACCCGGTCTCGTCCGGCCCCTACGAGGTCGTGAAGAACGAGAACGACGGCGAGCACGTGCTGCTCAGGCGCAACCCGAACTGGTCGGCGGCCACCGACGACCAGCGCAAGGCGTACCCGGACACCATCGACGTCCGCTCCGGCCTCGACTCCTCGGTGATCGACCAGCGGCTCTCCGCCTCCCAGGGCGCGGACGCCGCCGCCGTCACCACGGACACCAACCTCGGCCCGGCCGAGCTCGCCAAGGTGACCGGCGACAAGGAGCTGGCCGCGCGCGTGGGCACCGGCCACTTCGGCTACACGAACTACATCGCGTTCAACCCGAAGGTGAAGCCGTTCGACAACCCCAGGGTGCGTGAGGCCATCGCGTACGCCGTGGACCGCTCCTCGGTGGTCAACGCGGCCGGCGGCAGCGCGCTCGCCGAGCCCGCCACGACCTTCCTGCCGAACCAGAAGTCCTTCGGGTACACGCCGTACGACCCGTTCCCGGCGGGCGCGTCCGGCAACCCGGCGAAGGCCAAGAAGCTGCTGGCGCAGGCCGGTTACAAGAACGGGCTCACCGTCACCCTGACGCACTCCAACGCCAAGGACTTCGCGACCAGCCCGGAGATCGCCACCGCCCTCCAGGACGCCCTCAAGAAGGCCGGTATCACGGTCAGGCTCCAGGGCCTGGAGGACAACGACTACCGGGACACCGTCCACGGCGTGAAGACCGAGCCCGGCTTCTTCCTCGCCGGCTGGGGCGCCGACTGGCCCTCCGGCGGTCCCTTCCTCGCCCCGATCTTCGACGGCCGGCAGATCGTCAAGGACGGCGCGAACTTCAACGCGAGCCAGCTCGACGACACGTCGGTCAATGACGAGATTGACTCGATCAACAAGTTGACCGACCTCGACGCGGCAGCCAAGCGCTGGGGCGCCCTGGACAAGAAGATCGGCGAGAAGGCCGTCGTGGTGCCGCTGTTCCACCCCGTCTACAAGCGCCTGGTCGGCAAGGACATCCGCAATGTCGTCATCAGCGACTGGACCGGCGTGCTGGACATCTCCCAGGTCGCGGTGAAGTGA
- a CDS encoding Ms4533A family Cys-rich leader peptide — protein sequence MWSSHAVSFSAAIELALIGVTALCVADIHCR from the coding sequence ATGTGGTCTAGTCATGCCGTCTCCTTCAGCGCCGCCATCGAGCTGGCGCTGATCGGCGTGACCGCGCTCTGCGTGGCCGACATCCACTGTCGCTGA